A genomic region of Chryseobacterium sp. KACC 21268 contains the following coding sequences:
- a CDS encoding aldo/keto reductase codes for MQKVILNNGVEMPILGFGVFQVPDLAECEKAVLEAIETGYRLIDTASSYGNEEAVGNAISKSGVAREELFITTKLWIQDAGYENTLKAFEKSINKLQLEYLDLYLIHQPYGDIFGSWRAMQELYFQEKVRAIGVSNFHPDRIADLIANSGFTPAINQIETHPFHQQVEAQKFLQENNIQIESWGPFAEGKNDIFKNEILASIAVKNNKSVAQIILRWLSQRGVVAIPKSVRKERMAENFDIFDFELSAEEMQEISTLDTSASLFFDHRDPNMVKWLSERKLDL; via the coding sequence ATGCAAAAAGTAATATTAAACAACGGTGTGGAAATGCCGATTTTAGGTTTCGGCGTATTTCAGGTGCCGGATTTGGCAGAATGTGAAAAAGCAGTCCTTGAGGCTATCGAAACCGGATACAGATTAATCGATACAGCTTCATCTTATGGAAACGAAGAAGCAGTAGGAAATGCCATCAGTAAAAGCGGTGTTGCGAGAGAGGAATTATTTATCACCACAAAACTTTGGATTCAGGATGCTGGCTACGAAAATACGTTGAAAGCGTTTGAGAAATCAATTAATAAATTACAGCTGGAGTATCTTGATTTATATCTAATTCATCAGCCTTATGGCGATATTTTCGGTTCCTGGAGAGCGATGCAGGAACTGTATTTTCAGGAAAAAGTAAGAGCGATTGGCGTTTCCAATTTTCATCCCGACAGAATTGCAGATTTGATTGCGAACAGTGGATTTACGCCGGCCATTAACCAAATAGAAACCCATCCTTTCCATCAGCAGGTCGAAGCGCAGAAATTCCTTCAGGAAAACAATATTCAAATCGAATCCTGGGGACCATTCGCAGAAGGTAAAAACGATATTTTTAAAAACGAAATTTTAGCATCGATTGCGGTTAAAAATAATAAATCTGTGGCTCAAATAATCCTGCGTTGGTTAAGTCAAAGAGGTGTTGTGGCGATTCCAAAATCGGTTCGAAAAGAAAGAATGGCTGAAAATTTTGACATTTTTGATTTTGAATTGTCCGCAGAAGAAATGCAGGAGATTTCAACTTTAGACACCAGTGCAAGCCTGTTTTTCGACCACAGAGACCCGAATATGGTCAAATGGCTGAGCGAAAGAAAACTGGATTTATAA
- a CDS encoding aldo/keto reductase: MGKSLEVSSIGLGVQNMSRTYQTTIPNRKEMHRIIQKAYDNGVTLFDTAEAYGPFECEKILGEATSSFRDKIVIETKYGWNIDQKTGKRLPGLNSKPEHIKIVVEGMLKRLKTDRIDLLYQHRVDPEVPIEDVVGAIQDLIKEGKVLHYGLSEPGVETVRRAHKIHPVTAIQNEYSLLWRGPEKKIIPLCEELGIGFVPWSPLGVGFLTGAIDENTRFAQGDIRGNETRFSPENIQQNLKLVKVLKDWSVKKEATPAQISLAWLLHQKPWIVPIPGTTQISNMLDNIGADKIKFTNTEFKEFNTQIDAVKIAGERLPPFVQQFSDVEAPLKKN, encoded by the coding sequence TTGGGCAAATCTTTAGAAGTTTCAAGCATCGGATTGGGCGTTCAGAATATGAGCCGAACGTATCAAACTACAATTCCCAACCGGAAAGAAATGCACAGAATTATTCAGAAAGCGTACGACAACGGTGTGACGCTTTTTGATACCGCAGAAGCTTACGGTCCTTTTGAATGTGAGAAAATCTTGGGAGAAGCCACCTCGTCTTTTCGGGATAAAATTGTTATCGAAACCAAATATGGCTGGAACATCGACCAGAAAACCGGAAAACGTCTGCCCGGACTGAACAGCAAGCCTGAACATATCAAAATTGTTGTTGAAGGAATGCTGAAGCGTCTCAAAACCGACCGAATCGATTTGCTATATCAACACCGTGTTGACCCAGAAGTTCCGATTGAAGATGTGGTTGGCGCCATTCAAGATTTAATAAAAGAGGGAAAAGTCCTGCATTACGGACTTTCAGAACCTGGCGTGGAAACGGTGAGGAGAGCGCATAAAATTCATCCTGTGACAGCTATTCAAAATGAATATTCATTGCTGTGGCGCGGACCGGAAAAGAAAATTATCCCGCTTTGTGAGGAATTGGGAATTGGTTTTGTTCCTTGGAGTCCGCTGGGTGTAGGTTTTTTGACAGGAGCTATTGATGAAAACACGCGTTTTGCACAAGGTGACATCCGTGGAAATGAAACCCGTTTTTCACCGGAAAATATTCAGCAAAATTTAAAATTAGTCAAAGTTCTGAAAGACTGGAGCGTGAAGAAAGAGGCGACGCCAGCTCAGATATCTTTGGCGTGGCTGCTTCATCAAAAACCTTGGATTGTGCCCATTCCGGGAACAACTCAAATATCAAATATGCTGGACAATATCGGAGCGGATAAAATCAAATTCACCAATACCGAATTTAAAGAATTCAATACGCAAATTGATGCTGTGAAAATCGCTGGAGAGAGATTACCGCCTTTCGTACAGCAGTTTTCGGATGTGGAAGCACCTTTGAAAAAGAATTAG